A portion of the Meleagris gallopavo isolate NT-WF06-2002-E0010 breed Aviagen turkey brand Nicholas breeding stock chromosome 16, Turkey_5.1, whole genome shotgun sequence genome contains these proteins:
- the VRK3 gene encoding inactive serine/threonine-protein kinase VRK3: FHPSTAQSASGTCPQKQRFSLKLDVKDSKIYNEQNFFQRAAKKDRVEKWKKLHSLPLLGIPSCLGFGLHADKYRFLVFSDLGRSLQSILNDNLHLNEKAAFQIAVRLLDCLEYLHENEYVHGDITADNIYVNPADLTQVTLAGYYFAFRYCPEGKHVARREGSRTPHEGTIEFISQDSHKGAAPSRRSDLESLGYCLLKWLCGFLPWSKELDKVETVMEKKEMYKNDVTCLLQQCFSRQRSIPAALQSYLQQVMALEYEEKPNYEALRQLFKKPLQMLKASAYDSVDIMVVP; this comes from the exons TTCCATCCTTCCACAGCACAGTCAGCATCTGGAACCTGCCCTCAAAAGCAAAGATTCTCCCTCAAACTT gaTGTCAAAGACAGTAAGATCTACAATGAACAGAACTTTTTCCAGCGAGCTGCAAAGAAAGACAGAG TGGAGAAGTGGAAGAAGCTGCACTCTTTGCCCCTGCTGGGCATCCCCAGCTGTCTTGGCTTTGGACTGCATGCAGATAAATACAG GTTTTTGGTGTTCTCTGATTTAGGGCGATCTCTTCAGTCCATTCTGAATGACAACTTACACCTGAATGAGAAGGCAGCTTTTCAGATTGCAGTCCGGCTG CTGGACTGCCTGGAGTACCTTCATGAAAATGAGTATGTGCATGGGGACATCACAGCTGACAACATCTATGTGAACCCAGCAGACCTCACGCAG GTGACCCTAGCAGGCTACTACTTCGCCTTCCGTTACTGCCCAGAAGGGAAGCATGTGGCTAGGCGTGAAGGCAGCAGGACTCCTCATGAGGGCACGATAGAGTTTATCAGCCAGGACAGCCACAAGGGAGCAG CACCATCTCGACGGAGTGACTTGGAATCTCTGGGCTACTGTCTTCTGAAATGGCTCTGCGGCTTCTTGCCTTGGTCTAAGGAGCTGGACAAAGTAGAAACtgtgatggaaaagaaagaaat GTACAAAAATGATGTGACATGCCTTCTCCAGCAGTGCTTCAGCAGGCAGAGGTCGATTCCAG ctgCCCTTCAGAGCTACCTGCAGCAAGTAATGGCACTAGAATATGAGGAGAAGCCAAACTATGAGGCCCTGCGGCAGCTCTTCAAAAAGCCACTGCAAATGCTGAAAGCTTCAGCTTATGATTCTGTGGATATCATGGTAGTGCCCTAA